The window CTTTATTCTCTTCTGGTGCAAGTTTGTTTGCTACTGCTTTAACTGAAACGTTACCTTTACCAATTTCAGCATATAATGATTCTAAATCAGTAATACCATTTTTCTCAAAATTCTTTTGAGCCCACTCATCTGTAAGTTCATATTCTTTTTTAAGATTTGTTAATTCTCTATCTAAAGCTTCCTTACCAGATTGAACTGTATTCTCATAATTTTCTTTATTAATAAATCCTTTAATCTTATGACGTGCGTGTGGGCTTTTCGCTATTTTCAACCAGTCTTCACTTGGACCAGAAGAGTTTTTATTTGTCTTGATTGCAACAACATCACCAGTTTGTAAGGTATGATCTAAAGTGACAATTCTGCCATTAACCGTTGCTCCAACCATACGATGACCTACATCTGTATGAATGCGGTATGCAAAGTCAATCGGTGTAGAACCTGCAGGTAATTCAACTACTTCACCTTTGGGTGTAAATACATAAACGTTTGCTGAGAAAATATCTGTTTTAATGGTGTCAACAAACTCTTGCGAGCTGTTTTGTTTATCATCTGTATCTTCAGTCAGCTTTAATAAATCCGCATACCATTTTAAACGTTGAGCAATTTCAAATTGTTCTTTTTCTTTAGAATAAACTTTGTTTTCTTTATATGCCCAATGCGCAGCAATCCCATTTTCTGCAACCATATCCATCTCATGTGTTCTAATTTGCACTTCAAATAATGTACCATCTGAATGTAGAACTGTTGTATGTAATGATTGATAAAGGTTTGGTTTTGGAACTGCAATATAGTCTTTAAAACGTTTAGGAATTGGTGTGAAGTGCGCGTGGATAATACCTAATGTTTGATAACATGTTTCTACTTTATCGACAATAATTCTTACTGCTAATAAATCATAAATATCCTCAAAACTTCTACCTGAGTTAACCATCTTTTTGTAAATTGAGTAAATATTTTTAATTCTACCCTTAATCTCAAAATCAACGATATGAGCCTCTCCAAATAGTTGTTTGATATATTCAATGACATTACTAATTGAATTTTCACGTTCTTCACGCTTTGTCTTCACTAAGTTAGATACTTTATAATACATTGTAGGATCAACATATCGTAATGAACGATCCTCTAATTCTGCTTTCCATCTGAAAAGACCGAGTCTATGTGCAATTGGTGCATAAATATCTAAAGTTTCTTGTGCTATTCTTACTTGCTTTTCTGGAATCATAGAATCAAGTGTTCTCATATTATGCATTCTATCTGAGATCTTGATTAAGACTACACGAATATCTTTTGCCATTGCAAGTAACATTTTTTGCTGATTGTCTGTTTGGGTTGATTGATTAAATGAGATTTTTTCTAATTTTGTAACCCCATCTACTAATGATGCAATATCTTTACCAAATTGTTTTTCTAATTCAGCTAATGTTAAATCTGTATCTTCTACTGTATCATGCAAAAGAGCAGCGACCAAGGTATTTGGTCCTGCTTCGATTTCTGCTAAGATTCTCGCTACCGCAACTGGATGCGTAATATATGGTTCTCCACTCTTACGCATTTGTCCTAAGTGTTTTTCTTTTGCAAGTAGATATGCTTTGGTAATTAAATTGATGTTTTCTTCTTTTTTGATATAGTGCGAAATATCATCGATGAGCGCTTGGTAAAGTGCATCATTTATCAATATAATCACCCTTTCTTATTGTTTTTTAATAATGAATTAAAGTTTTAACGTCATAACCCTTTAATAATTCTCTACCTTTTAAGTCGTCTAATTCAATTAAGAATGCTAAACCGACAACTTCTCCACCTAGTTTTTCAACTAATTGGATTGCTGCATTCATTGTTCCACCTGTTGCAAGTAAATCATCGATGATTACAACTTTATCTCCTGGTTTAACAGCATCACTGTGAAGTGATAGTGAATTTGAACCATATTCTAAATCATAAGATACAGTTACTGACTCTCTAGGTAATTTACCTGGTTTTCTAACAGGAGCGAAACCGATACCTAAATTAACGGCAACAGGGCATCCAAAGATGAATCCTCTTGCTTCTGGTCCAACGATTAATGTTGCACCTTTTTCTTTAGCGAATTGGCTAAATTGATCTGCAGCATACTTGTATGCTTCTCCATCTAACATTAAAGGTGTGATATCTCTAAATAAAATACCTTCTTTTGGGAAATTTTCTACTGCTGCGATATAATTTTTTAAGTCCATGTCTAAACTCCTTCAAAAAAATAGCCGTTTTGGCTTGCATAAATATTCTATAATATTTACGCGTTTTTTACAATGATATTAAATGGTATAATGATTATAGGATGTGATAATTATGGAACCACTAGCAAGTAGAATGCGTCCAAAAAAATTAACTGAAGTCTTTGGACAAGACCATTTAATTGGATTGGATGGCGTATTAACAAAAATGCTTGAAAGAAAAACATGGTTAAGTTTTATCCTTTATGGCCCTCCAGGGACAGGTAAAACGACCATAGCTAAATTATTTAGTGAAGAAAGTGGATTGGACACTTATTTTTTCAATGCCTCTACAGATAATAAAGCAAAACTTAAAGATATTTTAGATATGACTGCATATCATGATGTCTTAATTGTTGTCGATGAAATTCATCGTATGAAAACCGATATTCAAGATTATCTTTTGCCTTTCTTAGAAAATGGCAAAGCCATCATGATTGGTATGACAACATTAAATCCTTACCAAAGTATTAATTTAGCCATTCGTTCACGCTGTCATTTATACGAAATAAAATCTTTATCTGATGAAGATATTAAAAAGGCTCTATTTAAGGGATTAAGTCAATTAGATGTTGATTTTAAACTCTCAGAAGATGCGATTCAATCCATCATCCGTTCTTCAAATCATGAAATTCGCTCTGCATTAAATTTACTAGAAAGTGCATCATTAATTTTAAATGATGGTGATGTCTTAACATCTAATATGGTTCGTCGATTAGCTGGTAAGCCACAGTTATCATTAGATGATGGTGAAGATCATTTCTATGAGATGTTATCAGCACTTCAAAAATCTATACGTGGTTCTGATGTTGATGCAGCGCTACATTATTTAGCAAGATTAATCACTTTAGGTGATTTAGAATCTATCATTAGAAGATTACTAGTTATTAGTTATGAGGATATTGGACTAGCTAATCCAACAATGAGTCAAAAAGTATATACTGCTTGCATGACTGCAAAAATGTTAGGATTTCCTGAAGCACGAATTCCTCTTGCAACAGTTGTTGTTGATATGGCAATTAGTCCTAAATCTAATACCGCATACGCAGCATTAGATGAAGCTCTCACTGATTTCCAAAATGGAATAACTGGAGATATCCCTAAACATGTAGATAATAAATATTTAAAAGCCCACCCTGAGGCTTATCATTATCCACATAATGATCCAAACTCACTTAATTCAGAAAAATACTTACCTGAAAAAATAATTAATAAGCGTTACTATAAAC of the Acholeplasma hippikon genome contains:
- a CDS encoding replication-associated recombination protein A, yielding MEPLASRMRPKKLTEVFGQDHLIGLDGVLTKMLERKTWLSFILYGPPGTGKTTIAKLFSEESGLDTYFFNASTDNKAKLKDILDMTAYHDVLIVVDEIHRMKTDIQDYLLPFLENGKAIMIGMTTLNPYQSINLAIRSRCHLYEIKSLSDEDIKKALFKGLSQLDVDFKLSEDAIQSIIRSSNHEIRSALNLLESASLILNDGDVLTSNMVRRLAGKPQLSLDDGEDHFYEMLSALQKSIRGSDVDAALHYLARLITLGDLESIIRRLLVISYEDIGLANPTMSQKVYTACMTAKMLGFPEARIPLATVVVDMAISPKSNTAYAALDEALTDFQNGITGDIPKHVDNKYLKAHPEAYHYPHNDPNSLNSEKYLPEKIINKRYYKPKTESAYEKALSDRKDLIDKIKGYKK
- a CDS encoding adenine phosphoribosyltransferase, with amino-acid sequence MDLKNYIAAVENFPKEGILFRDITPLMLDGEAYKYAADQFSQFAKEKGATLIVGPEARGFIFGCPVAVNLGIGFAPVRKPGKLPRESVTVSYDLEYGSNSLSLHSDAVKPGDKVVIIDDLLATGGTMNAAIQLVEKLGGEVVGLAFLIELDDLKGRELLKGYDVKTLIHY
- a CDS encoding RelA/SpoT family protein; translated protein: MIILINDALYQALIDDISHYIKKEENINLITKAYLLAKEKHLGQMRKSGEPYITHPVAVARILAEIEAGPNTLVAALLHDTVEDTDLTLAELEKQFGKDIASLVDGVTKLEKISFNQSTQTDNQQKMLLAMAKDIRVVLIKISDRMHNMRTLDSMIPEKQVRIAQETLDIYAPIAHRLGLFRWKAELEDRSLRYVDPTMYYKVSNLVKTKREERENSISNVIEYIKQLFGEAHIVDFEIKGRIKNIYSIYKKMVNSGRSFEDIYDLLAVRIIVDKVETCYQTLGIIHAHFTPIPKRFKDYIAVPKPNLYQSLHTTVLHSDGTLFEVQIRTHEMDMVAENGIAAHWAYKENKVYSKEKEQFEIAQRLKWYADLLKLTEDTDDKQNSSQEFVDTIKTDIFSANVYVFTPKGEVVELPAGSTPIDFAYRIHTDVGHRMVGATVNGRIVTLDHTLQTGDVVAIKTNKNSSGPSEDWLKIAKSPHARHKIKGFINKENYENTVQSGKEALDRELTNLKKEYELTDEWAQKNFEKNGITDLESLYAEIGKGNVSVKAVANKLAPEENKDAFIQRQMERTARQLIATSDTGVVVEGLTNPQIKLANCCTPVPGDKILGYVTKGSGIVVHAEHCTNIKEYDRNRFIPAYWGTNLTRKYATWLKIIGTARNSLLTDLIQVANAQGITIAEISAVSNANLESIIKMKVSLNRIEELETLIVNLHKVPQVYYVEREIR